Proteins from one Mucilaginibacter jinjuensis genomic window:
- a CDS encoding MlaD family protein, whose protein sequence is MRTTSSQKIKIGLFVVIGLVVLFLAIFLIGNQKSMFSSTFKVNGTFKNVNGLMVGNNVRFAGINVGVVQDINIVSDSTVKVDLTLNNNVKKFIKKDAKLSIGSDGLMGDKLIVISPGGIASHEIINDGGQLTAVNPVDVDKIIAKLTRVADNAEKISGSLSGIFEDVNQGKGTLGRLLHNDKMARDMEGTIEDAHKTVKNVNASTVTLHEDLKAAQNNFLLRGFFKKKEKAKQDSLKKVQKQAKRDSTKKADAAIKAQKEKDKANQQ, encoded by the coding sequence ATGAGAACCACATCTTCCCAGAAAATAAAAATAGGCCTGTTTGTAGTGATTGGGCTTGTTGTACTGTTTTTAGCCATATTTCTGATCGGGAATCAGAAGAGCATGTTCAGTTCAACCTTTAAAGTTAACGGAACCTTTAAAAACGTGAACGGTTTAATGGTTGGCAACAACGTACGTTTTGCCGGTATAAATGTTGGTGTGGTACAAGACATTAACATTGTATCAGACAGTACCGTTAAGGTAGATTTAACTCTGAACAACAACGTTAAAAAATTCATTAAAAAAGATGCTAAATTGAGCATAGGCAGCGATGGATTAATGGGCGATAAATTGATTGTTATTAGCCCGGGCGGGATAGCCAGCCACGAAATAATTAATGATGGCGGCCAATTAACTGCTGTTAACCCGGTTGATGTAGACAAGATCATCGCTAAACTGACCAGGGTCGCTGATAATGCCGAAAAAATATCAGGTAGCTTAAGCGGCATATTTGAAGATGTAAACCAGGGCAAGGGTACATTGGGCCGCTTATTACATAACGATAAAATGGCCCGCGATATGGAAGGTACCATTGAAGATGCCCATAAGACGGTTAAAAACGTAAATGCGAGTACTGTTACGCTGCATGAGGATTTAAAGGCAGCTCAAAATAACTTCTTGTTAAGAGGGTTTTTTAAAAAGAAGGAAAAGGCAAAACAGGATTCGCTTAAAAAAGTGCAAAAGCAGGCTAAAAGGGATTCTACCAAAAAAGCAGACGCAGCTATTAAGGCACAGAAAGAAAAGGATAAAGCCAACCAACAATAG